In the genome of Methanophagales archaeon, the window AGAGATGTCTGTAGTATTAAAGGCGCTTGAAGCTGTGCACAAATCGGTTTTTGAGCAAGGTGCTGAAAGAGTCGTTACGACCTTAAAGATAGATGAGAGGAGAGATAAAGAGGGGACAATAAAACAGAAGCTGCAATCGGTTGCATCAGCACAGAAATCGGTGGATTTTTGACTTTGACTTC includes:
- a CDS encoding MTH1187 family thiamine-binding protein, encoding MIIAEIAVVPIGTKTPSVSRYVSKAVDELKRLGLRPELTAMGTIFEAEEMSVVLKALEAVHKSVFEQGAERVVTTLKIDERRDKEGTIKQKLQSVASAQKSVDF